The Pseudomonas kermanshahensis genome includes a window with the following:
- a CDS encoding transporter substrate-binding domain-containing protein translates to MKIKYLKYWLASACLAVTATHAQAVELRFGVDPTYPPFSYKNKEGGLEGFEIEIGNALCAQLKRTCTWVVNDFDGLVPGLKARKYDGILSSMQPTAERLKQIDFTDGLYEVHSALVSHKHHSLTLSESALRGKSVGVEQGTVQERYANKALAAWGVSVLSYQSQDQVYADLMNGRLDASLQDSTQAELGFLNTAQGKDYEVSDVVRDPDMQSSVAIGINKGNATLKTELDAAIHAVRASGEYERLQNKYFSAPTVTSSMN, encoded by the coding sequence ATGAAAATAAAATATCTCAAATACTGGCTGGCCTCTGCGTGCCTGGCCGTCACCGCGACCCACGCCCAAGCTGTCGAGTTGCGCTTTGGTGTGGATCCGACCTATCCGCCGTTCTCCTACAAAAACAAGGAGGGTGGCCTGGAGGGGTTCGAAATTGAAATCGGCAATGCCCTGTGCGCGCAACTGAAGCGAACCTGCACCTGGGTGGTCAACGATTTCGACGGTCTAGTCCCGGGGCTCAAGGCGAGGAAGTACGACGGCATTCTGTCTTCGATGCAGCCTACCGCTGAGCGGCTCAAGCAAATTGATTTTACTGACGGTCTGTATGAAGTGCACAGCGCGCTGGTCAGTCACAAGCATCACTCGCTCACGTTGTCGGAGTCTGCGTTGCGCGGTAAGTCTGTTGGCGTAGAGCAGGGCACTGTGCAGGAGCGTTATGCGAACAAGGCCCTCGCCGCGTGGGGTGTTTCGGTCCTGAGCTATCAAAGTCAGGACCAGGTCTATGCCGATCTTATGAACGGACGGCTTGACGCCAGCCTGCAGGACTCGACGCAAGCCGAATTGGGTTTTCTGAACACGGCGCAAGGCAAGGACTATGAAGTCAGTGATGTCGTGCGTGATCCTGATATGCAGTCCAGCGTGGCGATCGGCATCAACAAAGGCAATGCGACATTGAAAACCGAGCTCGATGCCGCCATACACGCGGTTCGCGCCAGCGGTGAATACGAACGCTTGCAGAACAAGTATTTCTCCGCGCCCACCGTGACCTCGTCGATGAACTAG
- a CDS encoding ATP-binding cassette domain-containing protein, translating into MATLSAVDISKNYGPHHVLNGVSLSASSGDVITLVGSSGSGKSTFLRCLNLLELPTAGRLLWNGDAVALARKADGLLHPTSAKELQRFRSKLAMVFQSFNLWSHLNVLDNVTLIPRKNLGVSRDEALVRARNYLEKVHIDPDKFGHCYPIQLSGGMQQRVAIARALAVEPEIIFLDEPTSALDPELVGEVLGVIKGLAQEGRTMVMVTHEMKFAREVSTEVVFLHKGVIEERNNPEAFFSHPQSERLKAFLGRSSDEVSVLRTA; encoded by the coding sequence ATGGCGACATTAAGTGCAGTTGATATTTCCAAAAATTATGGCCCGCATCACGTGTTGAACGGGGTGTCGCTGAGTGCCTCTTCGGGAGATGTGATCACGCTAGTCGGCTCGAGCGGTTCGGGTAAGAGTACTTTCTTGCGTTGCCTTAATCTGCTGGAGCTGCCGACGGCGGGACGACTGCTTTGGAATGGTGATGCGGTTGCCCTGGCGCGGAAAGCCGACGGTTTGCTTCATCCGACGTCCGCCAAGGAGTTGCAGCGTTTCCGTTCGAAACTGGCAATGGTGTTCCAGAGCTTCAATCTGTGGTCACACTTGAACGTTCTAGATAACGTGACGCTCATCCCGCGGAAGAATCTCGGTGTGAGTCGAGATGAAGCACTGGTGCGAGCCAGGAACTATCTAGAAAAGGTGCATATCGATCCTGATAAGTTTGGGCACTGTTACCCCATCCAACTGTCGGGCGGCATGCAACAAAGAGTCGCGATTGCTCGTGCGTTGGCAGTCGAGCCCGAGATCATTTTCCTCGATGAGCCGACATCTGCACTTGACCCTGAACTTGTCGGTGAAGTGCTGGGCGTAATCAAAGGGCTCGCTCAAGAGGGGCGGACGATGGTCATGGTGACGCACGAAATGAAATTTGCTCGGGAGGTTTCTACGGAAGTCGTATTTCTTCACAAGGGTGTCATTGAAGAACGGAACAACCCCGAAGCGTTTTTCTCCCATCCCCAAAGCGAAAGGCTTAAGGCATTCTTGGGCCGTAGCAGCGACGAAGTTTCAGTTTTGCGCACCGCTTGA
- a CDS encoding ABC transporter permease, with the protein MEWFSEHVSGLFDLSGYGLLILHGVQVTLALAVLSLALCCLLGGLGALAKLSDVAFLRWLGSAYTTLVRCVPDLLLMLIVFYGLQTVVANLGDALGIGYINLDPFMTGVVTLGFIYGAYFAETFRGAIIAIPPGQVEAAKAYGLSSTKVFTLVIFAQMMRHAIPGLGNNWLVLLKATALVSIIGLSDLVEAAQSAGKATFRMFFFLILCGLVYLLITALSGWLLNWLEKRYSVAFVRSAV; encoded by the coding sequence ATGGAGTGGTTCAGCGAGCATGTAAGTGGGTTATTTGACCTGTCCGGTTATGGCCTGCTGATTCTACACGGGGTACAGGTTACGTTGGCGTTGGCGGTGCTCTCGTTGGCATTGTGTTGTCTGCTAGGGGGGCTCGGCGCGTTAGCGAAGCTGTCAGACGTGGCTTTCCTGCGCTGGCTGGGCAGCGCTTATACGACCCTGGTCCGCTGTGTGCCCGACCTGCTGTTGATGCTGATAGTGTTCTACGGGCTGCAGACGGTTGTGGCGAACCTCGGCGATGCGCTGGGCATCGGATACATTAACCTGGACCCGTTCATGACTGGCGTGGTTACGCTGGGGTTCATCTACGGTGCTTATTTCGCTGAAACCTTCCGCGGCGCGATCATAGCTATTCCGCCGGGGCAGGTCGAGGCGGCAAAAGCCTATGGATTGTCGTCTACCAAAGTGTTCACCCTGGTGATCTTTGCGCAGATGATGCGCCATGCGATTCCAGGGCTTGGCAATAATTGGCTGGTGTTATTGAAGGCCACCGCACTGGTATCGATCATCGGTCTTTCCGATCTGGTGGAGGCCGCGCAAAGCGCTGGGAAGGCCACATTCAGGATGTTCTTTTTCTTGATCCTATGCGGGCTTGTCTATCTGCTTATCACGGCGCTGAGTGGCTGGTTGCTCAACTGGCTGGAAAAGCGTTACTCCGTAGCATTCGTCAGGAGCGCGGTATGA
- the hisM gene encoding histidine ABC transporter permease HisM: protein MIELFQAYWQPLLYTDGVKLTGLAMTLWLLVASLLIGALLALPLAVARTAGGRWMRTAVRSFTYVFCGTPLYIQLLICYSGLYGLDVIKSSEVLRVFFKNGLNCAILAFALNSAAYTTEILAGAMRTLPPGEIEAARAYGLPAWKVQCFVIVPAALRRALPYYSNEVILLLHATSIAFAATVPELMKVTRDINGQTYMTFQVFAVAALLYAVVSLVIVWMFRRAEIKWLRFLHPRR from the coding sequence ATGATTGAGTTGTTTCAGGCGTACTGGCAACCGTTGCTGTACACGGACGGCGTGAAACTCACCGGGTTGGCGATGACTTTATGGCTGCTGGTCGCCTCATTGTTGATCGGTGCGCTACTTGCTTTGCCGTTAGCGGTGGCGCGCACAGCGGGTGGGCGCTGGATGCGCACAGCAGTGCGCAGCTTCACCTACGTGTTTTGTGGGACGCCACTGTATATCCAGCTGTTGATTTGTTATAGCGGCCTGTACGGCCTTGACGTCATCAAGTCAAGTGAAGTGCTTAGAGTGTTTTTCAAGAATGGGCTTAACTGCGCCATTCTGGCGTTCGCCCTTAATAGCGCAGCGTATACCACCGAAATACTGGCCGGCGCGATGCGCACGTTACCGCCCGGTGAAATAGAGGCCGCGCGTGCCTACGGTTTGCCCGCGTGGAAAGTCCAGTGTTTCGTGATTGTGCCCGCGGCCCTGCGAAGGGCGTTACCTTATTATTCGAATGAAGTCATATTGCTGTTGCATGCGACCTCGATCGCGTTCGCTGCCACCGTGCCGGAACTGATGAAGGTAACGCGCGATATCAATGGTCAAACGTACATGACATTCCAGGTATTCGCTGTGGCGGCATTGCTGTATGCCGTAGTTTCGCTGGTCATCGTCTGGATGTTTCGGCGTGCTGAAATAAAATGGCTGCGTTTTCTTCACCCCCGTCGTTGA
- a CDS encoding LysR family transcriptional regulator, translating to MKESLYNVRLLRIFLSVVNNQGFSAAQQELNMSTSAISTYMNQLESQLGMQLCNRGRAGFSLTSKGQLVFEEAKRLIEQTDSFERYVAELKGELRGTITVGILDSMLSDTQVNISDLLGDFSRKSDKIHVTLKILSPFELQKEVLEGKVDLAIGSLPTKMSGLRYSPLYIEQHWLFCSDRHPLYNPKDVSIEKVTEHALIKRGYWSNAEGMRHGFTRYSATIDSMEAELILILSGNYIGYLPDHLARRWEDEGRLLRLFPEHFGYTAEFSLIIKNGRSREPLIQAFRDEIDVIFGREAARLSHRSPT from the coding sequence ATGAAAGAGTCGCTTTACAATGTGCGACTGCTGAGAATTTTCCTCAGCGTCGTCAACAATCAAGGCTTTTCAGCTGCTCAGCAAGAGCTGAATATGTCTACGTCAGCAATCAGCACATACATGAATCAGCTCGAATCGCAGTTGGGTATGCAGCTGTGCAACCGTGGCCGTGCCGGATTCAGCCTTACCAGCAAAGGCCAGCTCGTTTTCGAAGAGGCCAAGAGGCTCATAGAACAAACCGATTCGTTCGAGCGATATGTCGCAGAGCTCAAGGGAGAGCTCCGCGGCACCATTACAGTGGGCATTCTGGACTCGATGCTTTCCGATACTCAGGTGAACATTTCCGATCTACTGGGCGATTTCAGCCGCAAAAGCGACAAGATCCATGTCACATTGAAAATCTTGAGCCCATTCGAATTACAGAAAGAAGTTCTGGAGGGTAAAGTCGACCTTGCCATCGGCTCATTGCCCACAAAAATGAGCGGATTGAGGTACTCGCCACTCTATATAGAGCAGCACTGGCTTTTCTGCAGCGATCGCCACCCGCTGTATAATCCAAAAGACGTGTCCATAGAAAAAGTTACTGAACACGCCCTGATAAAGCGCGGATACTGGTCGAATGCCGAGGGCATGCGACATGGTTTCACTCGATACTCAGCTACGATAGATAGCATGGAAGCCGAGCTAATTCTTATACTCTCTGGCAACTATATCGGATATCTACCAGATCATTTGGCGCGCCGTTGGGAGGATGAAGGCCGACTGCTGAGATTATTTCCGGAACACTTTGGCTACACGGCTGAGTTTTCGCTAATAATCAAAAACGGAAGATCACGAGAGCCCTTGATTCAAGCTTTTCGTGACGAAATCGATGTGATTTTCGGGCGTGAAGCTGCCCGTTTATCTCATCGCTCGCCGACCTGA
- the speB gene encoding agmatinase: MSDHRLKTNLIDGQEYDPQKRPRFNEIASFMRAPVATSLSDIDIGLIGVPFDGGTSFRPGARLGPRGVRQQSCLMRTKSHYSDIAPFEVCKIRDMGDVFIDRMYNIEDAHACIERYYREVCAHNIMPLTVGGDHSITYPIFKALAKDGPIGMVHFDAHTDTWDSLYGSKFFHGAPFRRAVEDGLLDPLRTIQIGIRGSEHSGTPNFSLESGMRVIFIDEFDELGVEGVLKEIKRVVGDGKTYISFDVDGLDPAFAPGTGTPEAGGISMREALRLIRGMRGLNLIGGDVVEVAPDLDPSGLTTLNAATLMFDMLCVLADARAKHPLNGQTTNHQR, from the coding sequence ATGTCTGATCACAGACTAAAAACAAATCTAATCGATGGTCAAGAATATGATCCACAAAAGCGCCCTCGCTTCAACGAGATTGCCTCTTTCATGCGCGCTCCGGTAGCCACCTCGCTGTCAGATATTGATATCGGTTTGATTGGCGTGCCGTTTGATGGTGGTACATCCTTCCGGCCAGGCGCGCGGCTGGGGCCGCGAGGGGTGCGCCAGCAATCCTGCCTGATGCGTACGAAAAGTCATTACTCCGACATCGCGCCTTTTGAAGTCTGCAAGATTCGGGATATGGGCGACGTGTTCATCGACCGAATGTACAATATCGAAGATGCACACGCTTGTATCGAGCGCTACTATCGTGAAGTATGTGCCCATAACATCATGCCACTCACCGTTGGTGGTGATCACTCTATCACTTATCCGATCTTTAAGGCGTTGGCTAAGGACGGCCCTATCGGTATGGTCCATTTTGATGCCCATACCGATACCTGGGATAGCTTATACGGCTCCAAATTCTTCCACGGCGCACCATTCCGTCGCGCGGTTGAAGATGGCCTATTAGATCCTCTGCGTACCATTCAAATTGGCATTCGTGGATCGGAGCACTCCGGCACCCCTAACTTCAGCCTCGAATCGGGTATGCGAGTGATCTTCATCGACGAGTTCGATGAACTGGGCGTGGAAGGCGTCCTAAAGGAAATTAAACGTGTAGTCGGCGACGGTAAAACCTACATTTCGTTCGACGTCGACGGTCTCGATCCTGCATTCGCACCAGGCACTGGCACCCCGGAAGCTGGGGGAATTTCCATGCGCGAGGCGCTTCGCCTGATTCGTGGCATGCGCGGCCTCAATCTCATTGGCGGGGATGTCGTCGAAGTGGCACCAGATTTGGATCCATCGGGCCTGACCACTTTGAACGCAGCGACGTTGATGTTCGACATGTTGTGCGTATTGGCCGACGCCCGTGCTAAGCACCCGCTGAACGGACAAACTACGAATCACCAGCGGTGA